CTCAGAGCCATTGGCGTCATTGATCCCAGCACAAAACCTCACAAGCTTCCTTCACCGGAGGttgtgtcacaaatcttatcaaCCATAGACTTCTTCAAGTCAAAGGGCCTCACCAACGGCCACTTCTCCCGCCTTGCCTATCTATGCCCTCAGTTTTTCTCCATCAACTTTGACCCTTCTGAGATTGAACCTGTTTTCGACTTCTTGATCACAGACTTGCATGCTTCGGTTGAAGAAAGACGCGGTCTGATCATTGGTTGTCCTCAGATGCTTTCCTCAAATGTCGAATACTGTCTCAAGCCAACACTCGATTACCTCACGAAGCTTGGGGTGAAGAAACTGAACGTGCCCAGTACGTTAAATGCCCGTCTTCTGAACACGAGAGTTGAGAGATTACGCGAGACGTTAAGGTTCTTGAGGAGCATAGGGCTGAATCGTCGAGAGGCGGCGGAATTTTGTGCCAGGATGCCGGCGATCTTTGGGTACAACATTGAACATCATCTGAAGATCAAGTTTGAGTTTCTGGCGGTGGAAATGGAGAGGAGCTTGGAGGAGCTGAAGGAGTTTCCTCAGTATTTTGGGTTTAGTCTGGGTAAAAGAATTGCACCCAGGCATTGGCATTTGAAGCAGAGAAATGTTCGCATTAAGTTGAATAAAATGTTGCTGTGGAGCGACAACAGATTCTATACAAAGTGGAAATAAAATCTGTTTTCAactaattgtttttattctaaCGACCATTTGCTTATGTACACAAGTTTTACATaccagaagaagaaaaaatgtgtgggtgtaaagaaaaagaagacgAAGTAGTTGcacattaatttgtattttctattacTGAAGTGAACTTCTGATGGTTTTTGAGGACCCGTTTGCTGTTATTTTCCTTCACCTAAGTAGGCACATTTGGTACAATTGAAAAATCCTAGAAACAAAGATTGAAATATCTGTACCTCTAAATCACAAATTCAATGGgtctaaaatacaaaaatatcattttgcCAAGTAGACAGAGAAAAGAATACACCGAGAATCTCGAATGCCTTGTTAAAGTCACTAGAGGCAGAGGCTCTAcagttaaatatataatgcAATTGACGGCCTTTCTTGCATCTCAATGTGATTTACAGTCACTAGAGGCAGAGGCTCTACAGATAAATATATAATGCAATTGACTGCCTTTCTTGCATCTCAATGTGATTTATGTATCCGTTAAAAGTTGGTCAACCACCTTGACAATCCATCCTCATCTCATCAATGCCATCCAAACGTTCATCAATTTTCCAATGCTGCAAAAGGTTATACAGAAGAGAGTTACATTGGCTTggaataaaattatcaaacaaacTTTGCTATTAGCATGAAGGCTAAATACTCTGTTTGGGCAGAGTCCCAACTCTGTGCAAGCATTTGAGATACATTTCATGACTTGTATAAAAAAGAATCACTCACAGGCAATTCAACTCTGTTTGGCTAGCAATTCAATGTCAGCTCCGACTTCAGCAATCTTAGTTTCTTTAGAAGCCTTAGCCACTCTGGCAATGTTCCCGACATCAAAGTCCAATGCTATTTTCTTCACAAGGCCCTCGAGCATCTGTTGAACGGAACACAAAGGAAATCACTATGAATGGAGAAGGCAGATCATGGcggaaatattttacaaaaatgaatcaaattagGCTCTGATACAAAAATCCATTGTACTATTTGAGAGTTGatttatatcaaattaatcAACATTCCTTAACAGCATGAAATAACTCACAACACATACAAATGTATATTGTAGCTATAAGTCATCCCCCTAGTCCTAGCATATCTTGCCTCAAAAGAAGCACTTTCAAAGTTAGATGGAGCTTGGTACATCCCATAGATAATGATAGGACAGCAATATTCCAACCAAGCCTACTGCTGCAAGCTATAAGAAGTTTCACCTctataatgtgaaaaaatacatagaaataaataagaagGTATTTTATCAAAAGTAATATTCTCCTGGTAGACttcataatattatataacagACAAAAACATGCCCATTCAAATCTTATTTGACCAAAGCTGAAAACTTATCGATTAATATGACCATCACTTCTAACCACACATATTAATGCAGTTCATAAAAACATACCAGTGTTCCTATGGCAACCAAAGCCCGGTATTTTGAATCAACTTCTATACTTTCCTCTTCAGCAATCTGTGAAGAATAAGAGAACAAAGTTAATGATTTCCTatctttgaaaaatgaataaattctaTTTCAAAATGGGAGATGAAAATATAGCTCCGCATCCCTGGTCAAATTTTTCAGAAGAGACATTACATCAGAAAGAAGGTGAAAGCAGTTCCATTTGGTTCTGTGTAGGGAAATGACAAAATCAAGAATTACCTCAAGAGCCGCTGAAAGAACATGAGATTGACCTTCTTCATCCTTCTTTTCAATTAACAGCACCGCATAACTGTGAAGTACACAAGAAACTATATAGACCttgaaaagataattacattaaaaaaactcGAGGACATTCTAAACTGGATCAGTTACAAAGTGAAACTTATGGTGCAATTAGTATGGAGCTCAGAAATCATAGCATGCTAAAAGTTTTAACAAGTTGGAAGTACAATGTCATTCTGTTCCTGCATGAGTGAAGTATCACAGATAGATCTTTTGACTTTGGGTATCATTTGTAAAGAATGCACTGTGATTTGCCCACAAgccacaaattaaaaaaatgtccaCACCTAAATTCTCACAATTTGTAAAGTAGAACCATAAGCTGATGTGAAAATGAACACTCTGTTGAACCAAAtacaaacaaaacattttctttcacTAAGCTATtcaactttttcaatttccaTAACACTTATTCTAACAGCATTAAAATATTCAAGACCAACAGAAAACACTTGTCTGCTTAGACGAATTGGATATTTGGTTCATTTTGCTGTCACGAAAGCTCCAGGTAGAAACTCTGGTGCTACAAGGTCCGGCAAAAAGGATAAACAGAAAAGTAGGACACATGGAGGAGCTGGATTAAGAAACTGGTGTAGTAATGTGTTATATCATGCATGTGCAGCTAAATAAAGACCTATCGATGAACTGATCAGAAaaacaatattcaaaatatgttttgaaagagaatAATTACTTGAGTATCAAGGTAGAATAAGACAACTGCACATTCTTATTAGAAGATGAATAACAACTTGAAAATGCATCAAGAATCTGCAAGGTGAAAAAAAGAATGAGGAAGAACAATATATCAGAacatatgaaaaagaaaactatcATCTACATGAGATACAAGCTATGTATGAAACAAATGCAGACTTATCCATGAGAACTATTTTAAAACTGTTGGTAAAAACACTTGACCCAAAAGCAAAAATTATTAGGTAAAGGACCCAACACCAATGAAGTCAAGCCACTAGGCCCAAGTCTGACAGGGCCTCTCATGTTGAACATGGATCTGATGAGACCAAGACCAGGAACCAAGAAGTTGACTAGGAATTGCTTTGATTGAGAAAATTTGTTTACATTAATTGACTCATTGAGACAGAGTGAGTATGTAGGTTTGAACACTGGACTTTAGCTCCGATATCATGTTCCTGAGCCGCATCACCCAAAAGCTCAAGCTATTGGTAAGGGCCCAATACTAGTATTTGAAGTCAAGTCTAACAAAAATAAGGGCACT
This window of the Citrus sinensis cultivar Valencia sweet orange chromosome 8, DVS_A1.0, whole genome shotgun sequence genome carries:
- the LOC102620107 gene encoding transcription termination factor MTEF1, chloroplastic → MLHSLHLPIVSSYSSDKSSNPPSFSSSQNPPLYLKFKTSHRENLRYLRAIGVIDPSTKPHKLPSPEVVSQILSTIDFFKSKGLTNGHFSRLAYLCPQFFSINFDPSEIEPVFDFLITDLHASVEERRGLIIGCPQMLSSNVEYCLKPTLDYLTKLGVKKLNVPSTLNARLLNTRVERLRETLRFLRSIGLNRREAAEFCARMPAIFGYNIEHHLKIKFEFLAVEMERSLEELKEFPQYFGFSLGKRIAPRHWHLKQRNVRIKLNKMLLWSDNRFYTKWK